In a single window of the Micromonospora inositola genome:
- a CDS encoding glucosyl-3-phosphoglycerate synthase: MEAWATYRTTSANDWPARRLLRAKGDSRVSVVLPARNEEATVGAIVSTIREHLMDRLPLVDELIVVDSRSTDRTAQVARAAGAEVVSQDAMTRGLPQLTGKGDALWAGLAAAEGDVVAFVDADLREFRPHFVTGLIGPLLTDPSVDFVKGFYHRPLVGATSVEADGGGRVTELMARPLLNLFWPELAGFVQPLAGEYAGRRDVLEQVPFVSGYGVETAMLIDLLELVGLDALAQVDLGERKHRHQDTAALGRMSAQIMLTAWSRLQRRGWASPGTTPAALLTQFRRGGSEALPNLDREIVVSDVSIEERPPLAQLRHRVPRRRVAA, from the coding sequence GTGGAGGCCTGGGCCACCTACCGCACCACGTCGGCCAACGACTGGCCGGCCCGCCGGCTGCTGCGGGCCAAGGGCGACAGCCGGGTCAGCGTGGTGCTGCCGGCCCGCAACGAGGAGGCCACCGTCGGCGCGATCGTGTCGACGATCCGCGAGCACCTGATGGACCGGCTCCCCCTGGTCGACGAGCTGATCGTGGTCGACTCCCGGTCGACCGACCGGACCGCCCAGGTGGCGCGGGCCGCCGGGGCCGAGGTGGTCAGCCAGGACGCGATGACCCGGGGCCTGCCGCAGTTGACCGGCAAGGGCGACGCGCTCTGGGCCGGACTGGCCGCCGCCGAGGGTGACGTGGTCGCCTTCGTCGACGCCGACCTGCGCGAGTTCCGGCCGCACTTCGTCACCGGACTGATCGGCCCGCTGCTGACCGACCCGTCGGTCGACTTCGTCAAGGGCTTCTACCACCGGCCGTTGGTCGGCGCGACCAGCGTGGAGGCCGACGGCGGTGGCCGGGTGACCGAGCTGATGGCCCGGCCGCTGCTCAACCTCTTCTGGCCGGAGCTGGCCGGCTTCGTGCAGCCCCTCGCGGGCGAGTACGCCGGCCGCCGGGACGTGCTGGAGCAGGTGCCGTTCGTCTCCGGTTACGGGGTGGAGACGGCGATGCTGATCGACCTGCTGGAGCTGGTCGGCCTGGACGCGCTGGCCCAGGTGGACCTCGGTGAGCGCAAGCACCGCCACCAGGACACCGCGGCGCTGGGCCGGATGTCCGCCCAGATCATGTTGACCGCCTGGTCCCGCCTGCAGCGCCGGGGCTGGGCCAGCCCGGGTACCACGCCGGCCGCCCTGCTCACCCAGTTCCGGCGCGGCGGCTCCGAGGCGCTGCCCAACCTGGACCGCGAGATCGTGGTCAGCGACGTCTCGATCGAGGAGCGCCCGCCGCTGGCGCAGCTGCGGCACCGGGTGCCGCGGCGCAGGGTGGCGGCGTGA